One part of the Vogesella sp. LIG4 genome encodes these proteins:
- the cmk gene encoding (d)CMP kinase, giving the protein MPTLKPVITIDGPSASGKGTVAALVADKLGFHYLDSGALYRLTALYALREGVSWEDAQGVARLAAQLPAAFRDGKVWLDGNDVSAAIRAEDIGMGASKVAALPEVRAALLERQRAFLTPPGLVADGRDMGSVVFPRAELKVFLTASAAVRAERRYKQLIAKGESANLVQIQLDISERDARDAARTVAPLRQEPDARLLDTSALTIDQAVDQVLAWFAAV; this is encoded by the coding sequence ATGCCTACGTTGAAACCTGTAATCACCATCGATGGTCCGTCGGCATCCGGCAAGGGTACGGTGGCCGCGCTGGTGGCCGACAAGCTGGGCTTTCATTATCTGGATTCCGGCGCGCTGTACCGCCTCACCGCGCTGTATGCGCTGCGCGAGGGCGTGAGCTGGGAAGACGCCCAGGGCGTAGCCAGGTTGGCCGCACAGCTGCCGGCGGCATTCCGCGATGGCAAGGTGTGGCTGGATGGCAACGATGTCAGCGCGGCGATTCGCGCCGAGGATATCGGCATGGGCGCGTCCAAGGTGGCAGCGCTGCCGGAAGTGCGCGCCGCGCTCCTGGAGCGCCAGCGCGCCTTTCTGACCCCGCCGGGCCTGGTGGCCGACGGCCGCGACATGGGTTCGGTGGTGTTTCCGCGTGCCGAACTGAAGGTTTTCCTGACCGCCAGCGCTGCGGTGCGTGCCGAGCGGCGCTATAAGCAGTTGATCGCAAAAGGGGAATCTGCTAATCTCGTTCAGATTCAGCTGGATATCTCCGAACGGGACGCGCGCGATGCCGCCCGCACGGTTGCTCCGCTGAGGCAAGAGCCGGATGCCCGCTTGCTGGACACCTCGGCCCTGACTATCGACCAGGCGGTCGATCAGGTGCTGGCGTGGTTCGCCGCTGTCTGA